DNA sequence from the Candidatus Omnitrophota bacterium genome:
CGACGATACGCTCGCCGCTTAAATAAGCGATTCTTTCCCTCTTCGCCGATGCCGCGAGGGCAGTAGCCCCGCCCGTCATAGCGATGCCAAGCGCCTCGGAAAGGCAGCTCATCGTATTCGCGGTATAAAGCCCCTGGCAGGCGCCTGCGCCCGGGCAAGCGTTGCACTCGAGTTCTTCGAGCTCTTCTCTTGTGATCTCTCCTGCCCTGTGCCTTCCGACCGCCTCGAACGTATCCTTGACGAGCGAGAGGCGTTTTAACCCCGAACGGCCAGAAAGCATCGGCCCGCCGGTGACGACGATAGCCGGGATATTCATCCTGCACGCCGCCATCATCATTCCCGGGGTGATCTTGTCGCAATTTGTAAGCAAAATAAGCCCGTCCAAGGCATGGGCTGTCGTGACCATCTCGACCGAATCGGCAATAAGCTCCCTCAGCGGAAGCGAGCAATGCATGCCCAAATGGCCCATGGCGATGCCGTCGCAGATAGCGGGTATTCCGAAGACAAAGGCTGTGCCGCCTGCCGCGTAAATGCCGTGCTCGATCGAGCGCTCAAGCTCGCGTAAATGGATATGGCCGGGAACGAGGTCAGTAAAACTGGAGGCTATGCCGATGAACGGCCGCTCCATCTCAGACTTCGTCATACCTGTGGCATACATAAGCGAACGACTTCCGGCCTTCTCAAGGCCTTTCTTGACCCTATCGCTTCTTAACATGATATATCTCCTTGGATTACCTAGGGATACGAAACCCTATGGGTTGGCACAAAGGAAAGTTTAAGCCATTGTAAACCAGAATTATAGCATATCGACCGGATATGTCAATAATATTATAGGACGTCAAGCCAGGGGCCAAACACCCTCCTTCACCCCTATAGACGTAAAATGGCGGGATTTTCTTTCAAAAATTATTTGACGTATTTTGTGCCGTCAGGGCCGATAGCGTTAAGCTGGAGGACTACTTCCCCTTCTTTGGCCACCGCGTAGTGCGGCATCCCGCTCGGCTCTGTGAAGAAGCTCCCGGAAGGGAGTCTCTTGAGTTTCGACTCGTCGAACTTATCACCGTAGCCGAAATAGAAAGTCCCGGAGAGGACGGTGACCATCCTTCCCTTATTCGGGTGCGAATGGGGTTTCAGGATGGTATTTGCGGGTATCCTGATGCGCTGGGTGTATGGCGCCGCAATGCTTGGGTCCCCTGCCAGGACCGCGGTCTGCAGGCCGTGCAGTTTGGGGTCGGATTTCCATATTATATCGCCCGGCACAAGCCTGGCAGCCGGCATGTTGGCATTATTTATCCCGGTAAAATGGAACGCCGCGGCGCATGCCAGGACTATTACTGCGGATATGACGAGATATTTAAGATATTTCATATGTCGTAGCTCATGCCTCCCAGTAATTTCCAGTGATTGTCCTCTTTCGCCCACGTATGGGTTATCCGCGATGACTGTGTTTTAGCCACACCGGTATTAACGTGGATGATGTATTGGGTCAGCGCGACATCTCCCAGTAACCGGATACCTTCCCGTTCGATCTTGAAAGTGCATGAAGTAGGCGCGGGGACCAATTGCTTCATGAAACGGGCGCTTCCTTGTCGACCGGCTGCGGCAATGAGCTCGGCCACCCAAGGAATTTACTATGCACAATTGCAAGCGCCTCCTCATAATTTGCTTTATAGAGGTTTGCGAAGTACATCTCTTCCAATGCCCAAATTTCCTCTTCCATCGCGTCCCTTCTGCTCTTCACCGAATCAAGTATACTGTCACTGTAATTATTTTAATGCATATTATGAAATATTAAGTCTCTCACATACATCCTTCCAATAAGTAGGAGATGTTATTTGATTCGTGAAAGATGTTTTTTTAATTATATCAGAACAGCGATTTATATATTTTTGATCTGTCAGAAATTGTTTCAATTTTTCGCCTCGAATACAATTGTAT
Encoded proteins:
- a CDS encoding cupin domain-containing protein; the protein is MKYLKYLVISAVIVLACAAAFHFTGINNANMPAARLVPGDIIWKSDPKLHGLQTAVLAGDPSIAAPYTQRIRIPANTILKPHSHPNKGRMVTVLSGTFYFGYGDKFDESKLKRLPSGSFFTEPSGMPHYAVAKEGEVVLQLNAIGPDGTKYVK
- a CDS encoding DUF4440 domain-containing protein is translated as MKQLVPAPTSCTFKIEREGIRLLGDVALTQYIIHVNTGVAKTQSSRITHTWAKEDNHWKLLGGMSYDI